One segment of Micromonospora parathelypteridis DNA contains the following:
- a CDS encoding serine hydrolase, whose protein sequence is MNVARMIREARESLDDGGLHGSFLVRDLDSGDEIGIDPDLEFPVASLVKVPLAVATLERIARGELDGAMPVTVTPGRISTPGPTGLSKFRHPATVALDDLLYLSTSVSDGIAADALFDLTPPADVTAELRRLGFDGIAVRHPIRDLVETPAERFVPAQAHLAHSLAIGATTAGHGHAVAQLDVGRASTGTARSFVDLLCGLWRPSAIRPPVAARVRELMGDNVLRQRLAPDFSADASRWSSKTGTLLNLRHEIGVVEHADGQVFAIAVLTESRVPAIQQPGAEALMAQVARNLRDHLRLN, encoded by the coding sequence ATGAACGTCGCACGGATGATCCGAGAGGCCCGAGAGTCGCTGGACGACGGAGGTCTGCACGGCTCGTTCCTCGTACGCGACCTGGATTCCGGCGACGAGATCGGCATCGACCCGGACCTGGAGTTCCCCGTCGCGTCGCTGGTCAAAGTGCCGCTCGCGGTCGCCACCCTCGAACGGATAGCACGTGGCGAACTCGACGGGGCGATGCCGGTCACGGTGACGCCGGGCCGGATCTCCACGCCGGGACCGACGGGTCTGAGTAAGTTCCGCCATCCGGCGACCGTCGCCCTCGACGACCTGCTCTATCTCAGTACCTCGGTGAGCGACGGCATCGCCGCCGACGCCCTGTTCGACCTCACTCCACCCGCCGACGTCACCGCTGAACTGCGTCGGCTCGGTTTCGATGGCATCGCGGTACGTCACCCCATTCGCGACCTCGTCGAGACGCCGGCGGAGCGGTTCGTGCCGGCGCAGGCGCATCTCGCCCATTCCCTCGCCATCGGCGCGACGACGGCCGGACACGGCCACGCGGTGGCTCAGCTCGATGTCGGCCGCGCCAGCACCGGTACCGCGCGATCCTTCGTCGACCTGCTGTGCGGCCTGTGGCGCCCCTCGGCGATCCGCCCACCGGTCGCGGCCCGGGTGCGGGAGCTGATGGGCGACAACGTGTTACGGCAGCGGCTGGCGCCAGACTTCAGCGCCGACGCGTCCCGCTGGTCGTCGAAGACCGGCACGCTGCTCAACCTTCGGCACGAGATCGGGGTGGTCGAACACGCCGACGGACAGGTGTTCGCCATCGCGGTGCTGACCGAGTCCCGGGTGCCGGCCATCCAGCAGCCGGGCGCGGAGGCGTTGATGGCGCAGGTCGCTCGCAACTTGCGGGACCACCTCCGGCTCAACTAA
- a CDS encoding LysR family transcriptional regulator, translating into MDLVAACQAFVAVAEYGSFTTGAAAARIPQPVASRRVAALEEHFGARLLERTSRSVTLTTFGRDMLPSARRLVELAETMEHDAVQAQRRPFRLAVPAVCTPPRLVRLVVEGRRSGVHLDPHPAGPGERAELSRTLAARAAIVAVTPDSGAWRIPLGLASTADPQVPVIYLETLRAGRVDNHQQRRRVWIQPEDDVPHVRDRVTRLRDALGLQPAQVTVATSLVAAAASVIDSSDLLLCAEDQAGELGLHWRPIGEVKLVRGYDISATLGEDRRQLRTQLHAAIGRCLGAVNDDGGQA; encoded by the coding sequence ATGGACTTAGTCGCGGCGTGCCAAGCCTTCGTCGCCGTCGCTGAGTACGGCAGCTTCACCACGGGCGCCGCCGCCGCGCGCATCCCGCAGCCGGTCGCCAGCCGACGCGTCGCGGCGCTGGAGGAGCACTTCGGGGCCCGACTCCTCGAACGGACCTCCCGCAGCGTCACGCTCACGACGTTCGGCCGGGACATGCTGCCCTCGGCCCGGCGGCTGGTCGAACTGGCCGAGACGATGGAGCACGACGCCGTACAAGCACAACGGCGACCCTTTCGGCTGGCCGTACCGGCGGTCTGCACCCCGCCCCGGCTCGTACGACTGGTTGTCGAGGGACGCCGGAGCGGCGTGCACCTGGATCCGCATCCGGCGGGGCCGGGTGAGCGCGCGGAACTGTCCCGTACCTTGGCGGCACGCGCCGCCATAGTGGCGGTAACGCCGGACAGCGGCGCGTGGCGGATACCCCTAGGCCTCGCCAGTACCGCCGACCCGCAGGTCCCGGTCATCTACCTGGAGACGCTGCGAGCGGGCCGGGTCGACAACCACCAGCAGCGTCGGCGTGTCTGGATTCAGCCGGAGGACGACGTGCCACACGTGCGGGACCGAGTGACGCGCCTACGCGACGCCCTCGGCCTACAGCCCGCACAGGTCACGGTCGCGACCTCGCTCGTCGCCGCAGCGGCATCGGTGATCGACTCGTCCGATCTCCTGCTCTGCGCGGAGGACCAGGCGGGCGAGTTGGGCCTGCACTGGCGTCCGATCGGCGAGGTGAAACTCGTCCGCGGCTACGACATCTCTGCCACGTTGGGCGAGGACCGCCGACAACTCCGGACCCAGCTACACGCGGCGATCGGCCGCTGCCTTGGCGCGGTCAACGACGACGGAGGGCAGGCATGA
- the bla gene encoding class A beta-lactamase has product MRHHSSRQGGSAISRRTGIAIAASLALVPLAGCSPGDGSANVAIRPTAVAVSYHTSTESRSKAEREFARLETEFDARLGVYAIDTGSGRTITHRADERFAFASTYKALAAAAVLDETSTADLNKVIRYSKEDLVSYSPITEQHVQTGMTLRAVADAAVRYSDNTAGNLLFKQLGGPNSFERALRGIGDRVTESARIETELNEAIPGDERDTSSPRALASDLRAYAVDRALSRDDRTILTEWLTGNTTGASLIRAGVPAGWQVGDKTGAGGYGTRNDIAVVWPPKGAPIVLAILSSRSAADATYDDALIAQAAEATIAALHG; this is encoded by the coding sequence ATGAGGCACCACAGCTCCCGACAGGGTGGCAGCGCGATCTCCCGACGGACTGGGATCGCGATCGCGGCATCGCTGGCGCTCGTACCGCTCGCCGGCTGCTCACCCGGCGACGGGTCGGCCAACGTCGCCATCCGGCCGACGGCCGTCGCGGTCTCGTACCACACCAGCACCGAATCCCGATCGAAGGCCGAGCGGGAGTTCGCCCGACTCGAGACGGAGTTCGACGCCCGGCTCGGCGTCTACGCCATCGACACCGGCTCGGGCCGCACCATCACCCACCGTGCCGATGAACGCTTCGCGTTCGCGTCGACGTACAAGGCGCTCGCTGCTGCGGCGGTGCTGGACGAAACGTCGACGGCTGACCTCAACAAGGTCATCCGCTACTCCAAGGAAGACCTGGTGAGCTATTCGCCGATCACCGAGCAACACGTGCAGACCGGCATGACGCTGCGCGCCGTCGCCGACGCCGCCGTGCGCTACAGCGACAACACCGCCGGTAACCTGCTGTTCAAGCAGCTCGGTGGCCCGAACAGCTTCGAGAGGGCGTTGCGTGGCATCGGCGACCGGGTCACCGAGTCAGCTCGGATCGAAACCGAGCTGAACGAGGCCATTCCGGGCGATGAGCGGGACACCAGTTCCCCGCGCGCCCTCGCCAGCGATCTGCGCGCGTATGCCGTCGACCGGGCGCTCTCCCGCGATGACCGCACCATCCTGACCGAGTGGCTGACGGGCAACACGACCGGAGCCAGTCTCATCCGGGCTGGCGTACCGGCGGGTTGGCAGGTGGGCGACAAGACCGGTGCCGGCGGCTACGGCACCCGCAACGACATCGCGGTGGTGTGGCCACCCAAGGGTGCCCCCATCGTGCTCGCGATTCTCTCGAGTCGTAGTGCGGCCGACGCCACCTACGACGATGCGCTGATCGCGCAGGCGGCGGAAGCGACAATTGCGGCGTTGCACGGCTAG
- a CDS encoding class I SAM-dependent methyltransferase — translation MERHGIGRLISAAGGSADGITATIGDLGAEAVAAAAIGEWLHRADLPPGPEATVHLRLRYGTTTIRYGVETGPAGVTYRPHSDGDEPTVAPDVSLTQDLTEVARSLFGPRGTQTSASRVIRWGHLEDPTAFDRPLPTYDVVRRLVDALDRPYAIGLAELCVRYGSDKWGHHTYPRRYEQHFDHLRDQPLTILEIGVGGFGDQGRGGASLEVWRRYFPRALVYGLDIVDKSHLSAGRVTVLQGDQSSPTDLARVLEVTGKPDIVIDDGSHVSPHLLASFAYLFPHLRDGGLYVMEDLQTSYWPFFGGRASTYTDPATSLGFLKTLIDGLHHEDIVGRAPAATDPDIGGLHFYHNLAFIEKEHNLDGGAPSWIPRGVRQAAQVSG, via the coding sequence GTGGAGCGTCACGGAATCGGCAGGCTCATCTCCGCGGCCGGCGGCAGCGCCGACGGCATCACCGCGACGATCGGCGACCTCGGGGCGGAAGCCGTCGCCGCGGCGGCGATCGGCGAGTGGCTGCATCGGGCGGACCTGCCGCCAGGACCCGAGGCCACGGTCCACCTCCGCCTCCGCTACGGCACCACCACGATCCGGTACGGCGTCGAGACCGGGCCCGCGGGCGTCACCTACCGCCCCCACTCGGACGGGGACGAGCCGACCGTCGCGCCCGACGTGTCACTGACCCAGGACCTCACCGAGGTGGCCCGCAGCCTGTTCGGGCCCCGCGGCACGCAGACCAGTGCCAGCCGGGTGATCCGCTGGGGGCACCTCGAAGACCCGACCGCGTTCGACCGGCCGCTGCCCACCTACGACGTGGTCCGTCGACTCGTGGACGCCCTGGACCGGCCGTACGCCATCGGCCTCGCCGAACTCTGCGTCCGCTACGGCTCGGACAAGTGGGGGCATCACACCTACCCACGCCGATACGAGCAGCACTTCGACCACCTGCGCGACCAACCGCTCACCATCCTGGAGATCGGGGTGGGCGGGTTCGGCGACCAGGGGCGCGGCGGCGCGTCGCTGGAGGTCTGGCGGCGCTACTTCCCCCGCGCCCTCGTCTACGGCCTCGACATCGTCGACAAGTCGCACCTGAGCGCCGGGCGGGTCACCGTCCTGCAGGGCGACCAGTCCTCCCCCACCGACCTGGCCCGGGTGCTGGAGGTGACGGGAAAGCCGGACATCGTGATCGACGACGGCAGCCACGTCAGCCCACACCTGCTCGCCTCCTTCGCGTACCTCTTCCCGCACCTGCGCGACGGCGGCCTGTACGTCATGGAGGACCTGCAGACGTCGTACTGGCCGTTCTTCGGCGGGCGGGCCAGCACCTACACCGACCCGGCAACGAGCCTGGGGTTCCTCAAGACGCTGATCGACGGCCTGCACCACGAGGACATCGTGGGCCGGGCACCCGCAGCGACCGACCCGGACATCGGGGGGCTGCACTTCTACCACAACCTGGCGTTCATCGAGAAGGAGCACAACCTCGACGGCGGGGCGCCGTCCTGGATCCCCCGTGGAGTGAGACAGGCCGCCCAGGTCAGCGGCTGA
- a CDS encoding LysR family transcriptional regulator, with translation MTVEQTGVEVNERELQAFVAVAEHGRMDLAAKALGYSQPAVSYQIKCLETTLGTKLFIRTSSGATITRSGALMLPSAQAVLTLLRGIKATTEDLAKAAA, from the coding sequence ATGACAGTCGAACAGACGGGGGTCGAAGTGAACGAGCGTGAACTGCAAGCGTTTGTCGCGGTGGCCGAGCACGGCCGCATGGACCTCGCCGCGAAGGCGCTCGGTTACTCCCAGCCGGCGGTGAGCTATCAGATCAAGTGTCTGGAGACGACGCTCGGGACCAAGCTGTTCATCCGCACCTCGTCCGGTGCGACGATCACCCGCTCGGGCGCCCTGATGCTGCCGTCCGCCCAGGCCGTCCTGACCCTCCTGCGGGGCATCAAGGCGACGACCGAGGACCTCGCGAAGGCCGCCGCCTGA
- a CDS encoding helix-turn-helix domain-containing protein, whose protein sequence is MSSRHAPAVPAAPIGVRVPRVGPRPDGAGVDNRSHQPGTRPVAHRARARQGAGRAETEAEGLEVSRMATQIVQPEFGQRLRRLRTDRGMSQRDLAVGVVNQSYISLLESGARVPTLDVVMHLAEVLGVPMQALATDAETDAGPSAEPDPEARSAESELARKLITSSALDQGDLGRAERELTEAYRAARRENRTLAVVSRGLALERLLEQRNDRAARYALLTELVDAAAATGVPEALVRTRIALSGAARDVGRLAEAFTQIELADQEIAQTGFVGGAEHIRLYAVHISVLSDAGGGAEVPRIVDRMLAMADKLDIPSICGRAHWVASIALARNGEVQRSLEHLRAAREMLANPATSLRDWARFAAAAASALMDAEAGLPEITSHMLAARAAMAAAKSAASPSAAASLEVRYALATGDPERALEIATSVDETDLLGIERVRFVLAVGRAQRRCGRVEEAVGSLRRAAQLAEAAAAYQRASQIWREINDAG, encoded by the coding sequence ATGTCGAGTCGTCACGCACCTGCGGTCCCGGCGGCACCCATCGGGGTGCGCGTCCCGCGGGTCGGTCCGCGCCCCGACGGCGCGGGTGTTGATAATCGGTCACACCAACCAGGAACTCGGCCGGTGGCACACCGTGCACGTGCCCGACAGGGGGCGGGCCGCGCCGAGACAGAAGCGGAAGGTCTTGAAGTCAGTCGCATGGCCACTCAGATTGTTCAGCCTGAATTCGGGCAACGGCTACGCCGGCTACGAACCGACCGTGGGATGTCCCAACGGGACCTGGCTGTCGGTGTGGTCAACCAGTCCTACATCTCGCTGCTCGAATCCGGGGCGCGGGTGCCGACGCTCGATGTCGTGATGCACTTGGCCGAGGTTCTCGGCGTACCGATGCAGGCTCTCGCCACCGATGCCGAGACGGACGCCGGGCCGTCCGCGGAGCCGGACCCGGAGGCCCGGTCCGCCGAATCCGAGCTGGCCCGGAAGCTGATCACCAGCAGTGCCCTCGACCAGGGCGACCTCGGCCGGGCGGAGCGGGAGCTGACCGAGGCCTACCGGGCTGCCCGGCGGGAGAACCGGACGTTGGCGGTGGTCAGTCGTGGGCTGGCCCTGGAACGACTGCTGGAGCAACGTAACGACCGCGCCGCCCGCTACGCCCTGCTCACCGAGCTGGTCGACGCGGCGGCGGCGACCGGTGTGCCGGAGGCGTTGGTCCGCACCAGGATCGCGCTGAGCGGCGCGGCGCGCGATGTGGGTCGGCTGGCCGAGGCGTTCACCCAGATCGAGCTGGCGGATCAGGAGATCGCCCAGACCGGGTTCGTCGGTGGCGCCGAGCACATCCGGCTGTACGCCGTGCACATCTCGGTGCTCAGCGACGCCGGCGGGGGCGCCGAGGTGCCCCGGATCGTCGACCGCATGTTGGCGATGGCCGACAAGCTGGATATCCCCTCGATCTGCGGGCGGGCGCACTGGGTCGCCAGCATCGCCCTCGCCCGCAACGGGGAGGTCCAGCGGTCGCTGGAGCATCTGCGCGCTGCCCGGGAGATGTTGGCGAACCCCGCCACGTCCCTGCGGGACTGGGCCCGCTTCGCGGCGGCCGCCGCGTCGGCCCTGATGGACGCCGAGGCGGGCCTCCCGGAGATCACGTCACACATGTTGGCGGCCCGGGCGGCGATGGCCGCCGCCAAGAGCGCGGCCTCCCCCTCGGCCGCCGCGAGCCTCGAGGTCCGGTACGCGCTGGCCACCGGCGACCCGGAGCGCGCGCTGGAGATCGCCACCAGCGTCGACGAGACCGACCTGCTCGGGATCGAGCGGGTGCGTTTCGTCCTGGCCGTCGGCCGCGCACAACGCCGGTGCGGCCGGGTGGAGGAGGCGGTCGGTTCGCTGCGCCGCGCCGCCCAACTGGCCGAGGCGGCGGCGGCGTACCAGCGGGCGAGCCAGATCTGGCGCGAGATCAACGACGCCGGCTAG
- a CDS encoding glycosyltransferase, translating to MATAETVLIVDHQLPTPDRDSGSLRQHRIIEELLGLGHQVLYFPLHATAGPAYADRLRQLGVAVLGDRRQQERFLAVEGHRLGVALLCRPEPAVEMLARVRDNAPGCLVVYDTVDVHFHRLRRQAALAAAEGAPDRYVVRARAESMRALELMLVRECDVALVVSEEERRLLLNEAPGTSVEVLSNIHRPVPPIGLPTRSSRIVFVGNYLHQPNTDAARWLCAEVMPAVWREVPEATVDLVGDGASPAIVALAGDRVTVHGWVPDLTPLYADARVAVAPLRYGAGVKGKVGEAIEHGVPVVGTPIAFEGMGLVAGRDVLAGETAAEVAEHLVRVLRDDALAVRLARSAGPALASRCDTAAARATLVRLLARRATALI from the coding sequence ATGGCCACCGCGGAAACCGTCCTGATCGTCGATCACCAACTGCCGACGCCCGACCGGGACTCGGGGTCCCTACGCCAGCACCGCATCATCGAGGAGCTGCTGGGGCTGGGCCATCAGGTGCTCTACTTCCCGCTGCACGCGACCGCCGGGCCGGCGTACGCCGATCGGCTGCGCCAACTCGGCGTCGCCGTGCTCGGCGACCGCCGCCAACAGGAACGCTTCCTCGCGGTGGAGGGTCACCGCCTCGGAGTGGCACTGCTGTGCCGCCCCGAGCCCGCGGTGGAGATGCTCGCCCGGGTGCGGGACAACGCGCCCGGATGCCTGGTGGTGTACGACACGGTCGACGTGCACTTCCATCGGCTGCGGCGACAGGCGGCGCTGGCCGCGGCCGAGGGCGCACCGGACCGGTATGTCGTGCGCGCCCGGGCGGAGAGCATGCGAGCCCTCGAACTGATGCTGGTCCGGGAGTGCGACGTCGCGCTCGTGGTCTCCGAGGAGGAGCGCCGGTTGCTGTTGAACGAGGCGCCGGGCACGAGCGTCGAGGTGCTGTCGAACATCCACCGTCCGGTGCCGCCGATCGGATTACCGACCCGGTCGAGCCGGATCGTCTTCGTTGGCAACTACCTCCATCAGCCGAACACCGACGCCGCGCGGTGGTTGTGCGCGGAGGTGATGCCGGCGGTCTGGAGGGAGGTGCCGGAGGCGACGGTCGACCTCGTCGGCGACGGCGCGTCCCCGGCGATCGTGGCGCTCGCCGGGGACCGGGTGACGGTGCACGGATGGGTGCCGGACCTGACGCCCCTCTACGCCGACGCGCGGGTGGCGGTCGCCCCGTTGCGCTACGGCGCCGGGGTGAAGGGCAAGGTCGGCGAGGCGATCGAACACGGTGTGCCCGTGGTGGGCACACCGATCGCCTTCGAGGGCATGGGCCTGGTGGCCGGCCGGGACGTGCTGGCGGGCGAAACGGCCGCCGAGGTCGCCGAGCACCTGGTACGGGTCCTGCGGGATGATGCCCTCGCCGTCCGGCTCGCCCGATCGGCCGGGCCCGCGTTGGCGTCCCGCTGCGACACCGCCGCGGCCCGCGCGACACTCGTACGTCTGCTCGCCCGACGCGCGACCGCGCTGATCTGA
- a CDS encoding GOLPH3/VPS74 family protein yields the protein MSRLAEDLVLLLLDDSSGRSTVDMNRRHRAVGSAVLLDLVRAGRIRIPVTPVGKEPRVDVLDTNRTGNPALDAALRRMGTKSMKVGWAADNLGQVCWKPLLELLAADGAIRLEEQRTFGVIKTKSWPAEDGARERTIRQAIAAALGGAQPDEETSVLITILHAIGAVPGAADDATRARAAEIARSGWASGPLREAFHGLDTAWLVTLYAG from the coding sequence ATGTCACGTCTGGCCGAAGACCTCGTCCTCCTGCTGCTCGACGACTCCAGCGGCCGCAGCACCGTCGACATGAACCGTCGCCACCGCGCCGTGGGCAGCGCCGTCCTGCTCGACCTCGTCCGCGCCGGCCGGATCAGGATCCCGGTCACCCCGGTGGGTAAGGAGCCCCGGGTGGACGTCCTGGACACCAACCGGACCGGAAATCCGGCCCTCGACGCGGCCCTGCGTCGGATGGGCACGAAGTCGATGAAGGTCGGCTGGGCCGCGGACAACCTCGGCCAGGTCTGCTGGAAACCACTGCTGGAGCTGCTGGCCGCCGACGGCGCCATCCGGCTGGAGGAGCAGCGGACATTCGGAGTGATCAAGACGAAGAGCTGGCCGGCCGAGGACGGCGCCCGCGAGCGGACCATCCGCCAGGCCATCGCCGCGGCCCTCGGCGGTGCGCAACCCGACGAGGAGACGTCGGTGCTCATCACCATCCTGCACGCCATCGGGGCGGTGCCCGGCGCGGCGGACGACGCCACGCGGGCCCGGGCCGCCGAGATCGCCCGCTCCGGCTGGGCGTCCGGGCCGCTGCGCGAGGCCTTCCACGGCCTCGACACGGCCTGGCTCGTCACCCTCTACGCGGGCTGA
- a CDS encoding ABC transporter permease: MNTTWNAVGQGLRRGVIELRHVLGNAQDLGSNLIWLVGLLAPIYFLRDDQLAGSDLSVATFVLPSLLSMCVGFNGLLMLAQLLVVEREDGTLLRLKALPQGMLSYLIGKIVLISGMVLVAWVVVLGTGAVLVEGLQLGEARRWLTLLWVFPLGLLAMLPLGAVIGSLIESPRSIGLVMLPVLTLAALSGIFYPISGFPTWLQVVAQVFPLYWLGLAARSALLPDSALAAEIGGSWQHWETFAALGVWAVVGMLAAPVVLRLMARRESGSTMARRRDLALDRRPA, encoded by the coding sequence ATGAACACCACCTGGAACGCGGTCGGGCAGGGCCTGCGCCGAGGCGTGATCGAGCTGCGTCACGTGCTGGGCAACGCCCAGGATCTGGGCAGCAACCTGATCTGGCTCGTCGGTCTGCTCGCCCCGATCTACTTCCTCCGCGACGACCAGCTCGCCGGCTCCGACCTGTCGGTGGCCACGTTCGTGCTGCCGAGCCTGCTCAGCATGTGCGTCGGCTTCAACGGCCTGCTCATGCTCGCCCAACTGCTCGTGGTCGAGCGGGAGGACGGCACGCTGCTGCGGCTCAAGGCCCTGCCGCAGGGGATGCTGTCGTACCTGATCGGCAAGATCGTGCTGATCTCCGGCATGGTGCTGGTCGCGTGGGTCGTCGTCCTCGGCACCGGCGCGGTGCTGGTCGAAGGCCTGCAACTCGGCGAGGCGCGGCGATGGCTCACCCTGCTCTGGGTGTTCCCCCTCGGCCTGCTCGCGATGCTGCCCCTCGGCGCGGTCATCGGCTCCCTGATCGAGAGTCCGCGCAGCATCGGCCTGGTCATGCTGCCGGTGCTGACTCTCGCGGCGCTGTCCGGGATCTTCTACCCGATCTCCGGTTTCCCGACCTGGCTGCAGGTGGTGGCGCAGGTGTTCCCGCTGTACTGGCTCGGCCTCGCCGCACGATCCGCGCTGCTGCCCGACAGCGCCCTGGCCGCCGAGATCGGTGGCTCCTGGCAGCACTGGGAGACGTTCGCGGCGCTCGGTGTGTGGGCGGTCGTGGGCATGCTCGCCGCGCCGGTCGTCCTGCGCCTGATGGCCCGCCGGGAGTCCGGCTCGACCATGGCCCGGCGTCGCGACCTCGCCCTGGACCGCCGTCCCGCCTGA
- a CDS encoding ABC transporter ATP-binding protein: protein MAYGEQEVLRGIDLTVDRGEIVALLGPNGAGKSTTIEILEGFRLRSAGEVSVLGVDPAHGDEAWRARLGIVLQSWRDHAKWQARELLLHFRSFYRPYDRPGAAGSWEVDDLLDVVGLTEQARKPIGTLSGGQRRRLDIAIGIVGRPEVLFLDEPTVGFDPEARQDFHELIRRLAQERMTVLLTTHDLHEAEKLADRVLILAGGGIVAGGTVEELSRQLGGDAEVTWVSAGRTHRTRTADVSGFVRELLQGDGDVEDLRVNRPALEDIYLAMVRDAEGTR, encoded by the coding sequence ATGGCCTACGGCGAGCAGGAGGTGCTGCGTGGCATCGACCTCACCGTCGACCGGGGGGAGATCGTCGCCCTGCTCGGCCCGAACGGGGCGGGCAAGAGCACCACGATCGAGATCCTCGAGGGCTTTCGACTCCGTTCGGCCGGGGAGGTGAGCGTGCTCGGGGTCGACCCGGCCCACGGCGACGAAGCCTGGCGGGCGCGGCTCGGCATCGTGCTGCAGTCCTGGCGGGACCACGCCAAGTGGCAGGCCCGGGAGCTGCTGCTGCACTTCCGGTCCTTCTACCGCCCGTACGACCGTCCCGGCGCCGCCGGGTCATGGGAGGTCGACGACCTGCTCGACGTGGTCGGACTGACCGAGCAGGCGCGCAAGCCGATCGGGACCCTGTCCGGTGGGCAGCGTCGGCGGCTCGACATCGCCATCGGCATCGTCGGGCGTCCCGAGGTGCTGTTCCTCGACGAGCCGACGGTCGGCTTCGACCCGGAGGCCCGGCAGGACTTCCACGAGCTGATCCGCCGGTTGGCGCAGGAGCGGATGACGGTTCTGCTGACCACCCACGACCTGCACGAGGCGGAGAAGCTGGCGGACCGGGTGCTGATCCTCGCCGGCGGAGGCATCGTCGCCGGGGGGACGGTCGAGGAGCTCAGCCGGCAGTTGGGCGGTGACGCCGAGGTGACGTGGGTCAGCGCCGGCCGGACCCACCGCACGCGCACCGCCGACGTGTCCGGTTTCGTGCGGGAGCTGCTCCAGGGCGACGGCGACGTCGAGGACCTGCGGGTCAACCGGCCGGCCCTGGAGGACATCTACCTGGCGATGGTGCGAGACGCGGAGGGCACCCGATGA
- a CDS encoding nucleotide disphospho-sugar-binding domain-containing protein — translation MTPAGPPKRTHVAFMSVPLHGHVNPMLGVAAELVRRGHRVTFATGAGFAPLIAETGATPVSYTSTFPSAGQPGGGWLPADDDGRRAALAFDRERAAALPQLTAAYADDRPDLVVYDTVTAYAPVLAARWGVPEVQFSPTHVFPRGSEERIGSPVRLAPETRPCLVALPRSLQIAADTVGGEHHFVGPVPWRRDADGDWTGPADRPVALISLGTTYNRAPGVFTACAEAFAGGGWHVVIATGAAVDPAALRTLPSDVEVHRWVPQVRVLERASVFVTAGGTGSVLEGLTHGVPLVVVPQGVEQFVTAARVDALGLGRMIRPPDVTARAVRAAVEDVTTSARVSAGLAAMRDEIAASGGARAAGDVIEAHLRGAPPRRQEGIVA, via the coding sequence GTGACGCCAGCCGGCCCGCCGAAGAGAACGCACGTCGCGTTCATGTCCGTGCCGCTGCACGGCCACGTGAACCCGATGCTGGGCGTGGCCGCCGAGCTGGTCCGCCGGGGCCACCGCGTCACGTTCGCCACCGGCGCGGGCTTCGCGCCGTTGATCGCGGAGACGGGCGCCACGCCCGTGTCGTACACCTCGACCTTCCCCTCCGCCGGCCAGCCTGGCGGCGGCTGGCTCCCGGCCGACGACGACGGGCGCCGCGCCGCCCTGGCCTTCGACCGGGAGCGCGCCGCCGCCCTGCCCCAGCTGACGGCGGCGTACGCCGACGACCGACCCGACCTGGTCGTGTACGACACGGTCACCGCGTACGCCCCGGTGCTGGCGGCCCGGTGGGGGGTGCCCGAGGTGCAGTTCTCCCCCACCCACGTGTTCCCCCGGGGCAGCGAGGAGCGAATCGGCTCGCCCGTGCGCCTCGCCCCCGAGACCCGCCCCTGCCTGGTGGCCCTACCCCGGTCGCTCCAGATCGCCGCCGACACGGTGGGCGGCGAGCACCACTTCGTCGGCCCGGTCCCCTGGCGGCGCGACGCCGACGGCGACTGGACCGGCCCGGCGGACCGCCCGGTTGCCCTGATCTCCCTCGGCACCACCTACAACCGCGCGCCCGGGGTCTTCACCGCGTGCGCCGAGGCGTTCGCCGGGGGCGGCTGGCACGTGGTGATCGCCACCGGGGCGGCCGTGGACCCGGCGGCGCTGCGCACCCTGCCGTCCGACGTGGAGGTCCACCGCTGGGTGCCCCAGGTACGCGTCCTCGAACGGGCCAGCGTCTTCGTCACCGCGGGTGGCACCGGCAGCGTCCTGGAGGGGCTGACGCACGGCGTACCGCTGGTCGTGGTGCCCCAGGGGGTCGAACAGTTCGTCACCGCCGCCCGCGTCGACGCCCTCGGTCTGGGCCGGATGATCCGGCCCCCCGACGTCACGGCGCGGGCGGTACGCGCGGCCGTCGAGGACGTCACGACCAGCGCGCGGGTGTCCGCCGGGCTGGCCGCGATGCGCGACGAGATCGCCGCCTCGGGCGGCGCCCGCGCGGCTGGCGACGTCATCGAGGCACACCTGCGGGGCGCGCCCCCGCGACGCCAGGAAGGAATTGTGGCATGA
- a CDS encoding transcriptional regulator, with protein sequence MRPGLDETIHPINRLQICARLSGVESLSFAAVRDGLGVSDSVLSKQLKILQEAGYVTLRKEPFNSRIHAWVALTPLGRTVYTAHMAALREIAEAGHAAHPPTGPH encoded by the coding sequence ATGAGACCAGGGCTCGACGAGACCATCCACCCGATCAACCGGCTGCAGATCTGCGCCCGGCTCAGCGGTGTCGAATCGCTGTCGTTCGCGGCCGTGCGCGACGGGCTCGGGGTCAGCGACTCGGTGCTCAGCAAGCAGCTCAAGATCCTTCAGGAGGCAGGGTACGTGACGCTGCGCAAGGAGCCATTCAATTCTCGAATCCACGCTTGGGTGGCCCTGACCCCGCTCGGTAGAACTGTCTACACCGCACATATGGCCGCACTTCGGGAGATCGCCGAGGCCGGCCACGCCGCTCACCCCCCGACCGGCCCGCACTGA